In the Magnolia sinica isolate HGM2019 chromosome 15, MsV1, whole genome shotgun sequence genome, one interval contains:
- the LOC131227658 gene encoding dynamin-related protein 4C-like, whose translation MARFGLESPETDHHEKPVLPTLASSYNHRIRPLLDAVDRLRHLKVMEEGIELPTIVVVGDQSSGKSSVLESLAGISLPRGQGICTRVPLIMRLQNVPTDEPQMHLEYQGKTVPTSENQISDSISMATDEIAGNGKGISNTPLTLVVKKKGVPDLTMVDLPGITRVPVHGQPEDIYEQISNIIMEYIKPKESIILNVLSATVDFPTCESIRMSQRVDKTGERTLAVVTKADKAPEGLLEKVTADDVNIGLGYVCVRNRIGDETYEEARIEEATLFKSHPLLSKIDKSIVGIPVLAQKLVQIQANSLSQCLPDIVKKINDKLNKNVTDLNNMPQNLTNVADATQAFMRIVGAAKESLKKVLLRGEFEDFPDDAKMHCTARMAEMLDGFYKDLQSKSSDNDSTSSCAFLMVEIGVLEESKWIGLPNFLQRTAFVALLQRKVNRIALAPLDFIQSVLTYIEEVVIRIVSEHSEEYLQLQAMTKRAVHNLIDKMRDRSVKHVKEIIEMEKIADYTSNSDYVKTWSSLMENRKTFIEVILDPYMGTKIMLQGFGEVEVGHLRQHSLSMLEQAFDMKMRLTAYWRIVLLRLVDSLALHLLFSVKKLVEREMEEEIVNELMGSHTGGIERMLEESPSTTQKRERLNKSIKLLRDSKDVVAKIMDRISAGHVSD comes from the coding sequence atggCTAGATTTGGTCTAGAAAGCCCTGAAACAGATCACCACGAGAAACCAGTACTTCCCACTCTGGCATCTTCCTATAATCATCGCATCCGCCCCCTACTTGATGCTGTTGATCGTCTCCGACACTTGAAGGTGATGGAAGAAGGCATTGAACTTCCAACTATAGTCGTAGTTGGAGACCAATCAAGTGGCAAATCAAGTGTACTCGAGTCACTTGCTGGTATCAGCCTTCCCCGTGGCCAAGGCATTTGTACTCGTGTCCCACTCATCATGCGGTTGCAAAACGTCCCCACCGACGAACCACAAATGCACCTGGAGTATCAAGGAAAGACAGTCCCGACATCAGAAAATCAAATCTCAGATTCCATCAGCATGGCCACTGATGAGATTGCAGGCAATGGGAAGGGCATCTCCAACACTCCTCTCACCCTTGTAGTGAAGAAGAAAGGCGTTCCTGATCTTACCATGGTCGATCTTCCTGGAATAACACGTGTTCCAGTCCATGGCCAGCCTGAGGATATCTATGAGCAGATATCCAATATCATCATGGAATACATCAAACCAAAGGAGAGCATTATTCTCAATGTTTTATCAGCAACTGTTGATTTTCCAACATGCGAATCAATTCGTATGTCTCAACGTGTTGATAAGACTGGGGAACGAACATTGGCTGTCGTTACAAAAGCTGATAAGGCTCCTGAAGGTTTGCTAGAGAAGGTAACTGCTGATGATGTGAACATTGGCCTTGGTTATGTTTGCGTGAGGAATCGAATTGGAGATGAAACTTATGAAGAAGCAAGGATCGAGGAGGCAACATTATTCAAATCTCATCCTCTTCTCTCCAAGATTGATAAATCGATTGTTGGCATACCAGTTCTAGCTCAGAAGCTGGTGCAGATTCAAGCAAATAGCCTATCCCAATGCTTGCCAGACATCGTTAAGAAAATCAATGACAAGCTCAACAAGAATGTCACTGATTTGAATAACATGCCGCAGAATCTTACAAATGTTGCTGATGCAACGCAAGCTTTCATGCGCATTGTCGGTGCTGCGAAAGAATCGCTTAAGAAGGTGCTTTTACGTGGTGAATTTGAAGATTTCCCAGATGATGCGAAAATGCATTGCACTGCTCGGATGGCGGAAATGCTGGATGGGTTCTATAAAGACTTACAATCTAAGTCTTCTGATAATGATTCGACATCATCCTGTGCTTTCTTAATGGTGGAAATTGGGGTTTTGGAGGAGTCGAAATGGATTGGGCTTCCTAATTTCCTTCAGCGGACGGCTTTTGTCGCATTATTGCAACGGAAGGTGAATCGAATTGCGCTCGCTCCATTGGATTTTATTCAAAGTGTTTTAACCTACATCGAGGAAGTTGTTATTCGCATCGTTTCAGAGCACTCCGAGGAGTACCTGCAGCTGCAGGCAATGACCAAAAGGGCAGTCCATAATCtaattgacaagatgagggataGGTCAGTTAAGCATGTTAAGGAGATTATTGAAATGGAGAAGATTGCTGATTACACCTCGAACTCTGATTATGTGAAGACATGGAGCAGTTTAATGGAGAATCGAAAGACATTTATTGAGGTAATACTGGACCCTTATATGGGGACAAAAATCATGTTGCAGGGCTTCGGTGAAGTTGAGGTTGGCCATTTGAGGCAACACTCACTGTCGATGCTTGAGCAAGCATTCGACATGAAAATGAGATTGACTGCATATTGGAGGATTGTATTGCTGAGGTTGGTTGACAGTTTGGCTCTTCATCTTCTCTTTAGTGTTAAGAAATTGGTTGAAAGGGAAATGGAAGAGGAGATTGTTAATGAATTGATGGGGTCACACACTGGTGGGATCGAAAGAATGTTGGAAGAATCGCCTTCTACTACTCAGAAACGTGAGCGGCTGAACAAGAGCATTAAGTTgcttagggattcaaaggatgtTGTTGCCAAGATAATGGACCGCATTTCTGCCGGTCACGTCTCAGACTAG